GCACCTGGTGGCCTTGCTCGTCGTGCCCGAGGACGTCGGCCAGCTCCAAGGCGTCGGCGCCGAGGTAGGCACAGCTCTCGCAGGACTCGGTCGGCAGCTCGGCCTTCGCCTCCTGCAGAAGGCGGTGGTACTCCTCTGGGTGCGCGGAGGTCAGGCGCCGGACCGCGATCTCCTCCGCCTGGAAGTAGCTCGGCTTCCACGTCGCCATGCCTCCACCGTACGCCCGTACCCCGCAGGTCAGGGCTCGGTGCGGCGCGGGGCTCCGCCCCGGGAGCGGAAGGTGACTCCGGCGTCTTGGAGCAGGCGGTGCACGCCGCCGTACGAACGGCCCGTCTCCTCCGCCAGCGCCCGGATGCTCGCGCCGGAGTCGTACTTCTTCTTCAGGTCCTGCGCGAGCTTGTCGCGGTCCGGTCCAGGGGTGAGCCGGCGGGCCTGAGTCTTGTTCGGCATGAGCGGATTCCTCTCGGGAGGCTGCTGTGCTGCCATGATCGCGTGAGAGCGGTGGCTGCGGCTACCGGTTCGCGGAAGGCTGGGACGAGAAGAGGGGGCGGCTGGTGACGGTCACGGACCGGGCCCAGACCTGTTCACCCGAACCGTCGACGAGCACCCGGTGCCGTTCGTACGGCCCGCGGACACCGACCGACCTGGGTGACGGCGGGACAGGCGCAAGCGGGCGGCCGACGACGGCGGTGAGGTTCCGCCGTGGTTCCGGGTCGGTCCTGGAGCGCCGGTAAGCGGCGCTGGCCCGCAAGGCTGGGGTCGCTCGGGCGGACAGCGTCCTCGGTGGGGGCCGTCAGGTCGGCGGTGACGGTCAGCTCCGTGCCGGGTAGTTCGCTGCGGCTTAGACCTGTGGCACGGGTCAGGTCGGCGGTGGGGATGGGTAGGACGATGACGCCGCGCATCCAGTCGGGCAAAACTAGAGAGCTTCAAGGGCGGGGGTTACAGCCGACCCGAGCCGACCATGGGCCGGGGTTGATCGTTTCAGAGAGTCATGGCGAAGCGGCGGCATACATGCACTCGGCTGAACTCGCGTCGCAGTTGTGCCTCGTCCGCGAGCTTCGCGTGCAGGAAGGCGGACATGAGCCGCAGGCCGGGCCGCGGCTTGACGATTACGTGGTCGGGCTCGTCTGCGGCGGTGTAGGCGTGCGCGTAGACGTGGAGGTAGTGGTCGCTTTCCTTGAAACCCATCGCCCGATACCAGCGCAGGGTGTCCGGATCGTCTCGGGTCCAGGCATCGAGCGTGGTTGCCTGCCGATCTCTGGCTTGGATACACGTCTTCTGGAGGAGGGCTCGGCCGAGTCCGCGGTGCTGGTGGTCGGGGTGGACGGCGACGGTGTCGATGGTCGCCAGCGTGCCTGCGACCATGGTGTCCATGATCCCCACGACAGTGTCCGTCTGGTCGACTGCTACCAGTTCCAGGCCGGGCGCCGGGATTGTGGGCTTGGCGCGATCGACGTCGTCGTAGTAGGCGGTGTACAGGAAGGAGAGCACCCGGCAGCGAAGCCAGGAGCGCTCGTCGGCGTGTGTGTATTCACGGATGGTGTAGGTCAACGTCGTGATCCTCAGGGGGTTCGAAGTCCAGGCCGGTTTTCGCGATGAACCCGTCGAGTAGGCCGGGGCGGTACTGCATCCGTTTAAGTCGGTTCTTCACGATCCTGGCGAGCTGTTCGATCGTGCGTTTAGCGAGGTTCGCCAGGCTCCTCTTCATGTGGGACCACACGGCTTCGACCGGGTTCAGTTCCGGTGCGTAGGGCGGCAGTTGATAGACCGTGAGCCACGAGCGGGCTGCAATCAACCGGTGCATGGCCGCGCTGACATGGCTGTTCAAGTTGTCCCACACCAATACGATCGGCGCGCCGAGCTGTTGATGGGCAGCATCGAGCAGGCGCGCATAATCGGCTTCTTTAAACCCCTTCTTCTCGCCTTTGCGCCCGCGGTGGATGTGCGTCCGGTAGATCAGCCGTGGGGAGTGGTCCGGTCGGGTGCACACCAAGCCGGCGATCGAGATGCGTCGGGTCCCCGCGGCGGTTACCTGCACGAGCGGGGTGTGGCCACGACGGCCCCAGGTACGGCCTTTGGGCGGCCTCAGGCCCTGGCCGGCCTCGTCTTCGAAGCACAGCCAGGCCCCCAGGTCCGCCGCCCTCTTTTTATGACGGGCCACTGCTCCTGTTTCCACGCATCGATCTTCTCCTCGTCGCGTTCGGCCGCCCGCCGGGTCGGCACCTGCACACTCCAGCCGATCCGGTGCATCAAATAGCCCACCCCGCCGATGGTGTAGGTGACGTGGAACTTCTGGGCGATCAGCTCGGCGACGCGGGTCAGCGTCCAGCACTGATCCTCATCCCAGCCGTGCACCACCGGTCCCGCCTCCAGCCGTGCCGCCAGCACTTTCAGCTGCTCACGGTCCAGCTTGCACCGGGCGCCACCGGGCCCCTTGGACACCAGCGCCTCCTTGCCGCCTTCGTCGAAGGCACAGCGCCAGCGATTTGCCGACATCCTCGAGACCCGTAACCACCGGGCCACCTCTGCGTTGGTAGCACCAGCGGCGAACATGTCGGCGGCCTCGAACCGAACCCGCTCCCGCTGAGCCCGCTCCACGGCGGTCAGCCCGCCCCCATCGGGATATCTCATGCATCCGGCATAGCCGACATAATGTCAGACGTCACCGGCGCAAACAGGCGCGTAACCCCAGCGCTTGAAGCTCTCTAGATGGGAGACCTCCGGGCCCGCGCGGTGGACGCGGGGCCGCAGTCCGACGGCGTGGGCCGGGCTCGGGCACGTTCACCGCGGGGTGCTGAACAGATCCAGCATGCGGGCGCGCTGGACGGCGCCAAGTCCCTGGACACGACGGCGGTCTGAGATATGGAGGTCTTTCATCAGCTGGCCGGCGCGGATCTTGCCGACGCCGGGCAGGGCTTCCAGCAGGCGCCGCACGTGCGTCTTGCCTATCACTGCGTCGTCTCGACCGAGAACGTCCTTGAGGGTGAGGCGACCGTCCTTGAGCGACGCCAGGACCTCGGCGCGCTCGCGGCGGACGGCCGCCGCCTTCTGAAGCGCCTCAGCGCGCTGTGCGTGCGTGAGCGGCGGCAGCGGAGCCATTCGATGTCGTCCTTCCGTTGGGGGCCGAGGGCCCATCATTACCGAGCCGCATACCCGTCGACCAGTGTGTTTACCGATACCCGCAGGTTAGGAGGGCGCCACCGGCGGAGTGGACGCAACTGATCGGCGTCTGCCGGATCGAGGGCCGGGAGCACGACAACCCGTGTTATCTACCGCCTGTCCCCGCCCGCCACTGCTTGCTCAACTCCTGGGCCTGCTGGCGGAGGGCGTACTGCTTCTCTTCCGGATCGGCCCAACAGGTCGCGAAGATCATGTAAGGGGTTTCGCCGTAGGGCACGGCCCCGGCATCGCGGCCGCGGGCACTGGCCGTGCGCCTGCCGGACGGGCGCACGGCGCTCTCCCAGTCGGTCAACAGGTCGCGGCGCAGGCGGCAGCACGCCTGACCGATGCTGACCCCGGGCGACGGGCGGACACGGGCGCGGTGTACGAGACGGTGGACACCGGGCTGTTCGCCGAGGTGCTGGCTGGGACAACCCGGCATGCCGTGGTTTCGGTGACCCGGCTGCGGTGACCGAGACCCAGGCAACTGGCTGAGTCTTGCCGCTGTGCGCCGCGCCTCGGCTCAGGTGAGAGACGAAGGAACGGTGGCCTTCTGCTCGGGGAAGGTGTCGGTGATCTTTCCCAGGAGGGCGTGGAGACGGTTGGTGTTCATGGCCACCCACTCGCTCATCTCGCGGGTGGTGACGGACTTTCCGTTGGGCAGCATGAGGGCACCGGATGTGCCGGACAGGGCGGCTGCGCGTTCCAGGTGGCTGAGGGCGGCGACGAATTCGGTGATCAGAGGGGTCTCGACCGCGCTGATGTGGAGCACGTGGTCGCAGGCGTGGACGGGCAGGAGAGCGGGAGATGTGGTCATGAGGGTCGTACCTTTCATCATTGGTTGCTCTTCTCTCCGGGCCGGGCCCATCGGCGCCGACCCGGGGACATCAGGAACGCCGGTGTCGGCTATGCGGCCTTGGGTTTGGCCGGTCCACCGTTGCTGCTGGTGGCGCCGGGTGGCCCGGCCTCGATGACCTTCTTGCGGTAGGCGGGGTCGGTGCCCCAGACGGTGCGCGACTTGGTCTGGTGGTAGCCGTTGGTGCACTCGCCGAGCCAGCTTCGGCCGATCCGTTCGATGCCGCGTGACCAGGCGTCATGCCACAGGTAGGGGCCGGCGGCCGCGTCCTCCTCGTTGCCGTAGGCCGATTCCCAGCCGGTCCACAGTGCGGTCAACTCGGCCACCACAGCGCCATGCTCCCACCAGCAGGCATGCGGGAGTTGCTCCGTGGTCAGCTCGTAGACGTCGGCCATCCGGATCACCCACGCGGTGAACTCCGCCCACAGCGCCTCGCGTTCGTCTTCCTTGACCTTGTGCCATGCGATGGGCGCGCCGCGGACGCGCGCGTTGTCGCTGCCGCCGTCCTCACCTGAGCCGGCCTGCTTGGCTCCACGGACGGCGGAGCCATCCTCTAGCTTCGCCAGGCGCGCGGCGAAGCCGGTGAGTTCGCCGTTGATGGACTCCAGCGCATCGAAGAGCGGCCCCAGTGGATCAGGCACGGGGCACCGCCTTTCGTACCCGGCGGCTTCGCGCCGCACGCACGGCGGCGTCCTCAAGTCGGGCCAGGCGCTTGGCGAAGCCGGTGAGTTCTTCGTTGATGGACACCAGGGCATCGAAGAGCGGTCCCAGCGGATCGCCGTCAACACGGTCAGGCTGCGCGGGGCTGGGGGAGCAGGCCTCTTCGAGACGGATTAGGCGGGTGTGGAACTCGCGCTGCTCGCTGTTGAGGGCCTCGAGAACGTCGAAGAGCGGACCGAGTGGATCCTCGCCCTCGTGGTGGGGTTGCGCGGGAGCGGATGAGGAGTTCTCCTCCGGGCGGACGATGCGCCGCGCGAGGCTGACCAGCCCTCCGCGCACGGACCGCAGGACGACCTTGGACCACTCAGCTGCTGGCGGCATGGCTGTTCACCTTCTTCAGGGCATCCTTGGTGGCCTCGCTGATCTCCTTGGCGCGGGGGCCTTCGTGGATCCGCTCGAACTTCACCCTTGTGACCGGGGTACGCCGGTGGACGACCAGGCCCTCGCGTTCCTTGATCTGCCGGATGTCGCCGGGCTCGAGCACCGCCCGGCGCCGGGTGGAGATGCTGATGGAGGCGCGGTCTCCGTCGTCACTGACCGACTCGGTGTCCTCCTCGAACTCGCCGGCGAGCTGGGAGTAGGTCTTCAGCTCCTGCTCGTCCGAGACGCCACCCAAAATGACCTTGATGGTGGCGGCGGCGAACATCTTGCGGACGCCCAACTCCCCCCACCTCTCGTGGGCCTGAGCCAAGTTCTGCAACACCGCGACCATGAAAATGTTCTGCGAGCCGGAGACGGACATCAGGCTGGGGATCTGCGGCAGAGGAGCCACGTTGGCGAGCTCGTCGCCGAGCAGGGCGAGCGGCGGGTCCAACCGCCCGTTGGGCATCCGGGCCGCGATCACCTTGGCGGTGTCGAGGATGGCCCGCGAGAAGGCCGCCAGGATAGGCGCCAGGCTGGAGCCCTCGTCTTCCTCGCCGATGAGGAAGACGGTGCCGCCCTCGGTGAGCCACTTCGTGATGGAGAAGTTCTTCTCGTCGCGGGCGGACTCGCCGAAGATCGCGGCGACCTTCTGGTCGTACAGGGCGAGGATGCTCTGCTCGGCGGTGCGCCAGCTCGCCGACCGCTCCTCGGGCGCTGCGGCGTGCTGGGCGGCCAGGGCACGGGCGAGGTTCTCCTGGCCATGGGCGGCCAGGATGTCCACCGGTTGCCGCTCGGTGGGGGCGGTGGCCCAGCGCAGGATGTCCATGCCGCTCAGCCCGTCGAGCGCGGCTGCGTGCAGCCAGCACGTCATGAGCATCTGGGCGTTCATGACAAAATATCCGCCGTTTTTGGTCCCTTCATCCGATTTCGCGGTGCCGGTGAGGGTTTCGGCGCGCTTGCGGGCAACGGTGAAGTCCTCGCAGCCGTCCGTGAGGGCCCACTGCAGCTGCAGCGGCCAGTTGGACAGGCCCGTCGGGTCGAGCACCATCACGGGCCCGTACTTCTCGCGGCTCTTGGCGGTCGCGTACAGCACGTCGGTCTTGGAGGAGGTGGCCAGCACACTGCCGGGGAAGTCCAGGATCCACGGCATGATCAACTGTGACGTCTTGCCCTCACGGGGAGGGGCGACGATCAGAACGGTCTCCTCGAACGGGATATACAACTTCACGCCGGTCGGGATGGCGGTGCCGCAGAACACGGCGACCTCGGTCACCGGCACGTCGGTCACCTTCGGAGGCGCGCTGGAGCGCCACGGCAGCGCCCGGCCGGGGCTGGCCGCCTTGTCGAGGGAGGGCCGCGGTGTGGCCAGGCTCGGGCGCAGCGCGCCGAGCCGGGACAGGGCCTTGGCCTCGCCCATGGCTTCTTCCAGCTGGCCGGTGGTGGCCAGTCCGTCGGTGCCCTCGTCGCGCGTTGTACGCCAGCGCCGCCACCCGGCCCGGGCTCCCCAGCAGGTGCCGACCGCCGTAGCGAGGAAGGGCGGATAGAAAGCAAACGGCCCGCCCACCCCGGCCCCGGCCGGGTAGGCGTCCTGCGGGTGCAGCGGATCGGAGACCAGGGCGGGGATGGCGGCCGCCGTCTCGTTCCACGACACCATGGCGGGCGAGGCGTGTGCGAGCAGACCGGAGAGGACGGCAGCCACCCAGGTCCAGAGGGTGAGAGCAACTGCGGTGATGCACAGGGCGATCCACCAGGCGTCCTTGTAGACGTGCAGGCGGTTGCCCGAGTGCGGGGTGACGACCTTGGCCACTACCATGCACCCCCACCCGTGGAAATCGGGCCACGGTCGGCCGGCCGACCGGACGTGAGCAGCACCCCGGCGCAGGCGCCGCGGCGGGGACGGCCCGAAGGCCGGGTGGACAGGAGAGCGGCGGGCCGGGACGGCGTGCGATCGGCGAGGTTCAAGGAGGTCATCAGGCTGCGCTCTTTCGCATCGAGATGAGCGGTGCCGCGGTCGCCTGGCTGCCGGAACTGGCCTCGGTCATCTTGCGGTTGGTGTTGGTCAGCTCCGACTCAGTGGCACTGCGGATGTGCTCCACCAGGTGCATCCGGTTGCCCACCTGCCACACGGCCCGCCCCGGAGAGCAGCGGCTTGCGCCGTCGACCAGCGCCTCGCGCGCCCAGTCGGGCAGTTGCAGGTAGTCCGCCGTGATGTCGGCCTCGGCCTTGTCCATGTGGTAGAGCACCCTGGTAGCGGTGAGCTTCAAGATGGCCGCGGCCTCGGGCGCCTCGTCGACCATCAGGTCGCCGAGGTGGTGCAGGATCGCCCAGAACGACAGACCAAGTCGCCGCCCATACCGGACGAATTCCTCAAACAGCCTGGCCACGGGGCGGTGGGAAAGGATGTGCCAGGCCTCTTCGACGATCAGCGTTCGCTTGATGCTGTCCCCGGTCTTGATCCACGCGTAGCGCAGCCACGGGCCGAGCACACTCATCAGCAGCGGCATGGCCTCGCCTTCACGCGGCAACCGCGTGAGGTCGAAGACGATCAGCCGCGCATCCAGGTCGATGCCGGGCGTGGTGGGGCCGTTGAACAACCCGGCCAGATCCCGTGTGGGGCTGCACAGTTGGTCCATCGCCAGGCTGGCCGGCTGGCCCCACTCGACCATGTCCTCGGCGCCGACCTGGCGCCGGCCGAGCATGGCCGGCTCGGGGTTGGTCAGCGCATCGTGAATGTCGGACAGAACCGCGACCCGCTCCTCGGCCACGGCCCGGACCTGCGCGGTCGCGTGGGCGACCGAGAGGGCGAACTCGCTCTCGCTGCTCAGCGGCCCGCCGATGATCTCGACCATCGAGCAGAGGATCTTGAACTGGTACTGCGAGGGAATCCGGGGGTCCAGCGGGTTGAGCCGCACTCCCTCGCCGTCCTCACCGCCGTACACCAGGCGGACTGGGGTGACGCCCAGGGCCCGCGCGATGCTGTCCCACTCGCCGACGCCGTCCTCGCCCTGCGCGTCCAGGATGCAGAACGAGCGGTCCCTGAAGCGCAACTGCCGCAGCACATAGCACTTTTCGAGCGACGATTTACCGAACCCGGACTTGCCCAGCACGAGGGCGTGACCGCTGGGGAGGCGCTCGCGGGCAGAGGGGTCGTAGAGGACGAACGGGTCGTAAATGTAGGCTTTTCCTGAGTAGATCTCCCGGCCGATGATCACGCCCCTCGGATCCGAGGACGGGGCGCCGACCGCGGGGTACAGCCCGGACGCCGTGGCGGTGGTGGTGCGCAGTGCGCGCCGTCTGGTCTGGGACTGGCGGCGTACGAGTTCGAGCATGGCGCCTCAGTCCTTCAACAGTCCGGTGACCATGGGCAAGGTGTTCGTGAACGCGCGGTACTGCTCGGAGTCGCACCACTCCAGCGCCAACTGGCTCTTGACCGCGGCCGCCCGCACCGTGTTGCGGTGCTGGACGAGCAACTCGGGATCGGGCGCGGTGACGGTGACCCACCCGGTCAGGCGCACCCCCGCCGCACCGTTGGCCAGGTCATGCATGGTGGACGCGGACGCCCCCAGCTCACGCTCCTCACGCGGGTCGACGATCTTCCCGGGATGGTTGTCGGCCTGGCCCGCCTCGTTGGTGACGTCCGCCATGGCGTCCTCCAGGGCCTTGTCGGCCGGCAGCAACCGCATCGTCACCCCGACCGTCAAGATCACATCGCTGACGTAAAGCAGCAGCGGAGCCATGAAGTTGACGCCGACAGGCAGAACCGGAAATTGCTTGATCCACGCGGTACTCGTGTACCAGGGATCGGCGCCCTCCCAGCTGCGGGCGGCCATGCGGGTGGGCTCCCGGCCGTCCATCTCGGCGGGCCAGCAGCTCGCGCGGTCCATGCCCCGGGTGTCGTTGATCCAGTGGTCGGGCGCATAGGTGTGGTGGATCAGCGAGGCGAGCGCGGGCTCGTCCAGGTTGCGCACCCATCGCAGCTGCGCGCCGCCCAGCCCCCGGATGAACTGCTCGACCTCCTTGCCCAACACCTCGCCGTACCCGTCGTGCAGGGTCTTGTAGGTCAGGGCCTCGGCACTCAGCTCCTGGGTGTAGGGGATGCCCAGCACCAGGAACAGCCGCCGGTCCTCGGCGTAGACCGAGACCATGTCGACCAACTGGTCGTAGGAGTCGCTCAGCCAGGACGGCGCTGCCGGATCCCGCCGCGCGGCGGCATCGTGCGCGTGGGCGTTGGGGTCGGTGGGCAGCAGCCGCGCCAGCCACTGCACGTACTGGATGCGCCCGCCGCTCTCTGCAGTCTCCTTGAGCAGGTACTCGTAGGCGGAGATCAGCGCTTCCTTGTCCGCGCCGTCGAGCCCGCCGAAGTTCTTGGCGCCCTCGACCTCGATGCAGGTCACGAACATGCCCTCGCTGGGTTGGAGCAGGACGGCGATGTCCCCGTACGCGGTCTTGGCCGTGATCCATTCCAGCGACTCCGGCACGCCCACCGGCTGGGCCACCGGCACTGGCGTGCCGTCCCTGCGGCGCCCGGAGAGCGGGGCTGTCGACTTGTACAGGAGCTTGCCGTCGCGCAGCAGCCGGCGGTGGGAGCGGCGGATCTCGTACCAGCGAAGGAAGGTGCGGCCCTTGTAGGGAACCATCGTGACCCAGATGCACGTCCCGGCCGCACCGAGGCATCCGAGGATCTTCAGGGGGATCCCGGGCAGGGCGGCCAGCAGGCCGACGGCCAGGATGATGCCGCCGAGCAGGACCAGCTGCTCGTCCATTTCGAAGCGCCGCCCCAGCAGACCGCGTGGACGCGGTCGGGGGAAGCTGAAGACGCGGTCCATCGCGACTCCTTTCTCAATGCGTGATGGATGGGGTGAGAGCTGCCGCTAGCTCGCGGGCGGCTGGGGCGGGGGAGCGGGGGCCGGAGGCGGGGGAGCCTGGCCGCCCTGCCTCGGCGGCGGCGGGGGAGCGCCTCCCGGCTTGGATCCGGGCGCGCCCGACCGCGGAGGCGGCGCGGGAGCCGGCCGTCGGGCTCCGCCCGGGACACCGCTGCCTCCGCCGCCGGAGCCGCCGCGGCCGCCACCGCGCGGACTGCCGCCCGCCCCGCCGGGGGCCTTGCCCTTGCCGGAGCCGCCCCCCTGCTGACCGCCGCCCTGCTGACCGCCACCGCCACCGCCACCGCCGTCGCCGGAGGCGTTGTTGGCGCCGTCCTTCGCAGCCTGGATGGTCTGGTCGCGGGCCTGATCGAGGCCTTCCTTGACGGCCATCGCCGCAGCCGCAGGCGGTGCGGCCTTGCTGGCCGCGCCGACGGCGCCGCCGCCCGCACCGCCGGACGGGTTCTTGGACGCGGCCTGCGTCTTCATGTCGTCCTGCTTGGCCTTTACGGATTTGGCACGCTGGCCGGCCTCGTCCTTGATCTGGGACATGGCCTGCATCTCGTCACCGACGATGGGCAGCCACTTCGCGATCTGGAAGGGCATGAACAGGGCGATGAACAGCAGGGCCATGAAGGTGATGCAGGTACCGATGGCCTGCGGCAAGGTGATGCGGTCGCCGCTGTCGGCGACGCCGTCCAGGAGGGCGCCCGCCAGGGCGAGGGCGAGGTAGATTCCCAGCTTGCTCGCGATGATCCCGCCCATGATCCCGACCCATTTACGGGTATGGCCCCACAAGTCCTTATCGACGAGACCGGAGAAGACCAGTGGGCCGAAGATGAGCCCGAGCAGGATCAGCGCGTTGCGCACGACCAGCATGACCCAGAGGCCGAACACCGCCGTCAGGACCATCAAGGAGATCGGGATGGCGATGACCACCCCGACCCCGGGCAACAGAACGGAAATGGCAGCCAGAGCGGTGAAGATGACCATTCCACCGACGAATACCTCGGCGATGTAGTCACCGAGAATCGCCTCTGCCGCACTGTCGATGAAATCAACTGTGGTCGCCACAGCAGCCGGCATGAATCCCGCCACCACCACGGACATCAGCAGGTAGCCGACGTTCTCCATGGCGGCCTGTCCCAAGGGCACACCCCGGACCGCTCGCTTCACCACCGATATCAGCCACTGAACCATGGTGAAGACAACCGAGAGGGCGAAGATGAGACCGTACAGGCGAATAAACCCTGGGTTTCCCCAGTCGATTTCCATCATGACTAGTCCCCCTTGCCCTTCTTGACCGGCCCGAGCTTCTTGCCGTTCTTCGGCGCGGCAGGCTTCTTGCCGGTGAGCTCCTCGCCGAAGGCGCCGAACATGCCCTTGGTTCCGGACCGGAGCTTCTGTTCCAGGTAGCCGAGCGGGTCACTGGCGAAGTCGATGGCCTCGCTCACACCCTCAACAACGGAATCGGCACCCGACTTGTCGTACAGCCACTTGGCGCCCTCCTCCGCCTTCTTGCAGACCGTCTTTCCGCCCGGCGCATTGCACGGATTGAGCCAGCCGGGAACGCCAACACCCGCGTGAGCCTGGGGGGCTGCTGGTCCGGCCACAACAATGGAGGCGGCGAACACGGCGGCGACGAGCCCTTGCGCCATGCGCCGCCGCACGAAATCAGCCTGCATAGCGGGGCGCCCCGAATTCCTTGTTGGCCAGGCGCATGTCTTCGGTCGACGACGCCGACTGGTCAGGCGCGACCAGCGGGGTGGGGCCGTCCGCCAGGTCGATCGTCGCGACCTTCCAGTCTCCGTCCCACTGAAGGATCAGCGTGTAGGTCGACCACGTGCCCGAGACGGGCATCTTCGACTGCTCAGTGGGGACCCCGACGACCTCGCTCATCCAGACCTTGACCGTCGCCGTGTCCTCAGAGAAGGAGCGCACGCTGGTGCCGAGCGACGCGGCGCGCATCACCATGTCCGGAGCCGTCTGCTCGGTCACCCCTAGCGACGCCAACAGCCCCTTGGCCATCTGGTCGTCCTGCGCCTGCTGGCTGCTCAGCGCAGTGGACGTCATCACCGTCTTGAGCACCTGGTGACGCAGCGCCTGGTCAGTGAAGTACCCCGGCGAGGAGCGAGCGACCTGGTAGTTGACCGCGGCCGCCGCAGCACCGTCCTTGGTGCGCGGATACCCCACGGGGACACCGCCCTTGACGGACTTCGCCTTGGCGCCGGGCCCGCTGCCGCCGGCCTGAGAGGTGGGCGTGGAGTCGGCAGGAGCCTCTGGTCTCCCCTGGTCGCTTCCGCCACCACCGCCGCCGAACAGGGTCAGCGCCACCCCGAGCACGAGGACGACGCCGAAGATGATCGCGCCGATCTTCACCCTGCGCCACGGGGATTCCATCCCGGTCCCGGGAGTCTCCGACGCCTTGGCCGTCAGACTCCGCGTGCCGGTCTGCTTCTGGTTCCCGGCCATCAGATTCCAAACCCGTAGACGATGCCGAAGAGCGTTGACATGGAGGCGACTGCGAACAGGCCAAGAAGGGAGCTGCCGACCATCGTCTGCCCCTTCTTTGTCTCCATCGAGTTGTGCTGCTGATTTCCGACACGGATATGAACAGCGCCGACGATGGCGCTCCCGAGCAGGAAGAGAACGGCACCGGCCATGACCACGCCGACGATGATCTTCGCCTTGGTCCCGATGGCGCCAAATACCGCCCAGTCGGGCTTAATCCCGTTTGTGATGGTGCCGATGCCGCCGTCTGCAGCGAGCTGCACCACTTGCTGTGTTACCTGCACGAATCCCTCCCAGGCTGCGAAAGCCTGCCCCAGCCCGTGTGGCGGACCTGGACAATCGGTCGTCGACAGCGAGAAATTCGAGCGTCACGCCGAATAATCCCCAGCCGAATATAGGGAGGCGGCTAAAACACCTCCCCCGCAGATGCGTTGGCGCATCCGCAATTCAATGCCTTAGAATTCAGCGCGAGTTGTCGATTCCCTGCTGCTTTCACTCGGCGCAGACGCTAGCCGCGCAGTGCGCGGCTATGTAGTGGCGCATTCGCAGCCCTGGGACGCCCGGCTAAACGGGCTCACCCCATGGCACGGGAATTGCGGTTTCCGTCCCTCGTGGCGGGATGCGCATCGACGACTGGGGATCGAGATATGAGCACAGCCATACGCGTTGCCGGGGGTGGGATCGCGGCGATGTGCATTGGAGCGCTCTGCCTGCCGTTGATGCTGGGCGGAGGCAAGCCGGACGACGGACCGGACTGGGAGGACTCCTGCACACCCAGCAGCTCGGCCGTGCAGGTGGCCAGTAAGGAACAGGAGATACCGGCCGCAGAGGCCGGCGGACAGGTCACGGTGCCCCTGAACCCTCAGGGCAAGCAGCAGAGCGTCAACTGGACGGAGGAGCAGAAGCGCAACGCGAGCGTGATCACTAACGTCGCGCGCAGCCGCGGCCTCCCGCCCCGCGCGGCGGTCATCGGTGTCGCCACCGCGATCCAGGAGTCGATGCTCAAGAACATCCGGCACGGAGACCGCGACTCCCAGGGCCTCTTCCAGCAGCGCCCCTCACAGGGCTGGGGCACTGTCGCGCAGGTCACCGACCCGATCCACGCGAGCAACTCCTTCT
The Streptomyces sp. NBC_01142 genome window above contains:
- a CDS encoding SCO6880 family protein — encoded protein: MDRVFSFPRPRPRGLLGRRFEMDEQLVLLGGIILAVGLLAALPGIPLKILGCLGAAGTCIWVTMVPYKGRTFLRWYEIRRSHRRLLRDGKLLYKSTAPLSGRRRDGTPVPVAQPVGVPESLEWITAKTAYGDIAVLLQPSEGMFVTCIEVEGAKNFGGLDGADKEALISAYEYLLKETAESGGRIQYVQWLARLLPTDPNAHAHDAAARRDPAAPSWLSDSYDQLVDMVSVYAEDRRLFLVLGIPYTQELSAEALTYKTLHDGYGEVLGKEVEQFIRGLGGAQLRWVRNLDEPALASLIHHTYAPDHWINDTRGMDRASCWPAEMDGREPTRMAARSWEGADPWYTSTAWIKQFPVLPVGVNFMAPLLLYVSDVILTVGVTMRLLPADKALEDAMADVTNEAGQADNHPGKIVDPREERELGASASTMHDLANGAAGVRLTGWVTVTAPDPELLVQHRNTVRAAAVKSQLALEWCDSEQYRAFTNTLPMVTGLLKD